ATTGTCTTTTGCAGATATCCTAGCTGATAATTATTATACCAACATTTACTAATTTTATACATAGAATATGTGTTTCTAAAGATAAAACACTAATTATCCTggtaaatcatttttttaatcaacTCGTAGTTGAAGAAAGTACAAGGTAGCTAACTGAAATTGGATTTAATAATACTCTTATTGGTGATGTTAGTGGACGGTAAGCATGAGAATAAATGACAAGCATCTCACTGACAATGCCTTAAAGCATGGTAATGTTTCCTCAGGAGTCATGACTTGAATCTAAAAAGTCAAGGACAGAGTGGAACTGTAAATATTATGGCTTTGAATGTTATCtctacatatatcatatatctatacgtttttataactgttaaaatcGCATTGCAGTTAAACCGCTTGTTCCGCGCCGCTCAAACCGCAGTTACCATTCTGAGCCTATATTGAGCTTGAGCTTGGAGACAAGTTGAGTAACATAAGTTTACGTCCAGGTTTcatatcatatgatgtgattaACTTTGATAGGCTATTAGCATTACTCACCTCTTTCCCTCTCGAACACTCCTCCCCTAGACTTAACTTTCTGGATtaattgctttatttttttggtcCCGTGTAATAATGATTTGCTTTATGGCTTTACTAATGCCCCTACAAACCATAAACCGTTTTAGTTGTTCGTGTCTATTTAATAGCCGCtcaaaacaataattttgaCAGATACAAGGCATTACATTCCTTACAGGTCACAAAAGTACATGATGCACGTCTTTTGTTTAGGTGGAAACAGCTACAAAACccccaaaataaaatacatttaaataatattaggaTAAGAAAGTTATTTGCCTTTGTCTGGcacccaaaagaaaaaataaatataataaaaagggacctccaagaagaaaaaaaataagaaccaaagaaaatatacaaaggTGGCCCAAACTGTTTTTGAGTAGTGGTGGTTGCAAGCAAGGTAGTATAGTTTTACAAACGAACCAAAGAACCCATGTTTGCTATATTCTTTTCACGGTGTGATGTCCCAAGTTGTTGTTGATGTTTTGGAACTCCactctgttcttcctctcaccACTTCGGCTCCATCCTGGAGACGTAGCAGATGCTGACATTCCACTTCACCAGCTGTCCCAAGACTACCAACATCGCAGCCCGAAACCGCGGTGAGGGACTGAAGCACACTGTCCCTCCCGCACTCCCTGCGATACTCCAGAGTCATGCTTTTCAGCTTCTGACTCTCCATCATCCCCACTGGAGCACTCTCCAGTATCCACCCGATGTACTTCACATTGTTAACGTGCTGGTTAACATCCAAGTCACTCCAACGCGGCTGCAAAAGtttaaattaccaaaaaaactgTAAGAATCTCAGAAGTTTACAGGCTTTGATGAAACATAGAGAAAGTATTTATACTTACAGTGAGACCAGAACGAACATAGTCAGCAGTCTTGTCATCAAGTTTAGTTAACTTTCTGCTGTCCTCAGCAAGGACTGGGTCTGAATTAACAAAGTAAGGCTCTATCTCCCCTCGAACCTCTTCAGGAATCTTCGATAATCTTCTTGTCAGTTTATTCATCATCACCCACACActgcaaaaataatattttgcatTAATAACTCAGTTTTCAGATATCTAaaccaataaataaaaatctaacctTGATGCTCTTGTTAAAATTTCTCCAGTATTGCCATCCCGAACAAGCCAATCACGACGCATACCGTTCTTTCCAGACTGGCTCACCCATGTATCTACTTCAACAACATCTCCCCTATGAGACAGATATATTTGAATAAACAAATGAGTTATGCTCACAAAGGAAGTTAAGTGATAAGACTGAGAGTAGCTTTACCAAGTAGGATATTTATCAACGACAACCTGCATACGAGTAACAACCCAAATCAAGTTCTTCTTAACCATCTCAGGAGTAGAACCAAACCCATCTCCAAGCAGTCCAGCAGTCTTAACATGGTTGAGTGCCGTTTCCTATCATAACCATAACAGCAATACATATTAACTTTGTCCAGTAACAAAGAAGAAACTACAATCATAATCATAATCATAATCAGTACCTGTAAATGATTCATAACCGTTTCTATAGACGCAGAGCGATCAGCACCTATCTCATAAGACCGAATAGAGAAATTCTGACGGAACACAAGCCCATCCTGAACGATCCTCCCTAACCCAAACGGATCCATAATCACGTCAGAACGCCTCGGTTTCCAGTCGAGCATCATCCACTGCTTCTCAGCCGCCAAGAAGACGGTTGTTATTGCAGCAAGAAGCATGCTCCAGTCAGGCAGCTGGTTGATGAACGTCCTCGGTGCTGCGGGATGCTGTGAGGACGTCTCGTTATCAGGCTTCACCGAGCCAGGGAGACCGACTCTCTTGCCGTTGATCTTGGGTGGGGCTTGAGCGTTTGGTTTAACCTTCATCCTGCCGGAGTTTGGAGTGGGGGAGAGGCCGGAGAAGTTGGTGGAGGTGGTGACTTTGTTGGTTTTTGCGGTGGGGTCGAGGGGGGAAGATGGGAGAGGGAAGAATGAGGATGTAGCTGAGGTGGCCACCATGGCTTGAGGAGATGAGCGTTTCAAAGAcactataaaacaaaaaaaaaaaacacaacaaaacatAACAAAGTGAGTGACGTATTATTACAAAGTCTACATCTTTGTAACAATTAGCTAATCAATTAATCAACAACAAAAATGCTACAAGTCTATAATCAAAAacacaacaacaataacaaaaaataaaaataaaaatcaaaactttttttttttgtgtaacaagCAGAGAGAGAAAAATCCAGATCTGGAATATCAAACTACAAAGGTAAACcgataaaaatcaaaactttttttcaaaaaaagataattggaatattattattttcgataaaatattgaatttgaaAGGAGTCCGAACCAAGCGATGAAGAGATTAAGGAAGAAcacacgaagaagaagaagaagaagagagagagagagagagagatggtacCACCTTCAGGTGTAGAATGGAGGATGAAAATCTCAAAAATGGTAACGCTAATTTTCTCCAAAGTCCCTACTTCTTCGGTTGTGCCTCCCTCACgatctcctctcctctcctctcctccttttgtttaatattttttttacttttgtttgcGATTCTCAATACTTCTTTTTTGtaggaaaaaatatttaaaaatttggcgtagagagagagagataaaaggGGGAGAGAGAGTCTCTGTAGGGTGgggtgtgagagagagagagatgtggaCGAGAGGccttttcttatataaattgcattccccttcttcttcttcttcttcttcttcctttctccTTCCTTCTCGTAGTTTCAAAAccatattatttaaattttcttgtATTTCCCGTTTTACCCTTTTCTTGTTAAAAGATTGTTAACCTAACTAGGCTAATCTAATTCaattcttttttatattattgGTCACTCGTTTTGTAAGCACGCAAGACTTGATTACTTGCTTCCGTGGAAATTTCATTTGgatttgaatatttgatttCCTCCCTATATGTGAGGATTGCTAATTACACTAACCAATCAACATATTGTTGTGGAGAAAGAGACGTATATCAGATTGTATTTAGCAGAGAATTGTCAACTTTAGCACCGACGTTTTGGTAATAATAGCTGAGTGGGCTGAGTGCACAACAAACAAGGTACATGTGCATCTTATCTCTTTCTTTACTCGTGTGTATTTTATCAAAGCTCAAATTGAAACATAACATTTATACAAAACCTAACATTATGCATTTCTAACAGTTTATTTGGTTGGTTCGTTTAACTatacgtttttttttctgtagaaCGTGAAGTCCACCGTTGGACTTATAAATTTGTTTCAcctaaaacatattattttatattatatttaaaattcatagaaattaatttttgtaaaacataCCTACTAAGTACTAACCTAAGGAGAAAAAAACGATACAAGTTAAGCTATGCAGTGCTAGTATTATCCATTCATATGCTCTCCCTTCTTTGTCACTCTCCACAATTGTATAGGTTGTCCTTTGGGATCGTAGTCTCTTGGAGTATCCTCCAGGGTTGCGAATGTGTAAGCATGCGACTCTTTGGATAGAGCTGAGCGTTTAGAGTGATGCGTTGCATTTTGGAGAATGTGATATTGACTATACATTTGTGAACAAACTTTGTCAGTGTGCAGATAGTTTGCTTCTGATTATGTATATGAAAATGTTGGTAATTTAACGATTTATGTTGGAAATTTATGATGTATGCGTATGAGTTATAAGTCTAccgttttaccaaaaaaaaaagagtctacTATCACCTTGTCTATCAATATCTTAGCTAGCTgtagttttaatttattgtggCCTATGTTCACCATTTCCATTCGTTTTGTAGATCCAACTAACTGAAGCTGCATTCACTGAGTGATGCATTtgtatttttatgcttattttGTTACTCCTTGTTTTTGCCATTCGTTGTGTAATTTTAGTGATTTTCAAAGTTACTCAAAactttaataaactacagaGCTCTCTTTGATTATTCACCACTTAATTCATATTCTTTAATTCTGTATacaaaaattgatgttttaacTTTAACTAATGCAgtttactttaaaattaaaacataaattcaaACGTAAATATATAACTGGTTGAAAGTTATTGGGAAGCTTACAAAAccttaaactaattaaaaaacaaaactagaaaatactaatagataaaagtaaatattaatttattcttaatatatgtaaacaACTTTGAAGCTTAaaccttattttcaaataatgtagAAGCAGTAACAAATTATCAATtcccaaacaatttttttaatataaaatgttaataaagtacttaaaatttattaaaaaatcttataattgAGTAGTGCTCCAATCAGGAAGCGAGGAGGAGATAAAGGATAGAACCCAAATAAAAGCCGATAAGGTCCAACACActcgtcttcttcctcctcctcctatcTTCAACAAATGGCGATGACCCCCGTCGCTGCATCATCTCCAGCCTCAACATACCGTCTCTTCCGCCCCGACTTCATCATACCCAAGCCTCCGTTCCTCTCCCTCCCCACCAAACGGAACAGAGTCCCCTCGCACCGTTTCACCGTCCGCGCCTCCGCGAATGCCATCGTCGAATCCCCAAACGGAGCAGCTGCGTCGAGCTCAGACATCGATAGCTCCGACTACGGCCGAAAGTTCTTCCCTTTGGCCGCCGTCGTTGGCCAGGTCAGAGAATTCTCGAATTGCTGCAGTTGTGTAGAATGTAAAGGTGAAGGCTTTAGTTGATTCTCTTTGTTGTTTTGGTTTATAGGAAGGAATAAAGACTGCTCTTTTACTTGGAGCGGTTGATCGTGAGATCGGAGGGATTGCTATTTCAGGTCGTAGAGGGACTGCTAAAACAATCATGGCTCGTGGGCTTCATGCCATCCTCCCTCCTATTGAAGTTGTTGTTGGCTCTATCTCAAACGCTGACCCTGCCTGCCCTGATGAGTAAGAATCTCAAATCTCCAACCTTTTTTATCTTCTCCCTCTTCAGTTCATGACCTTATGTCTTGTCTATGTAGGTGGGAAGACGAACTAGCTGAGAAAGTTGAGTACAATGCTGATAACACCGTTAAGACTGAGATTGTTAAATCTCCTTTCATTCAGGTAGCATTTTAGTTTTAACAGATTTTCTCAAAACAGTTCTCTTTATTACTTTTGTCATTTGTATTACACAGATTCCTCTAGGAGTTACAGAGGATAGACTCATTGGGTCTGTTGATGTTGAGGAGTCTGTGAAAAGAGGGACGACTGTTTTCCAGCCTGGTCTTTTGGCTGAAGCACATAGGGGAGTGCTGTATGTTGATGAGATCAATCTGTTAGACGAGGGGATTAGTAATCTGCTTCTCAATGTTTTGACGGATGGTGTAAATATTGTTGAGAGAGAAGGAATCAGCTTTAGGCATCCTTGTAAGCCGCTGTTGATTGCTACTTATAACCCTGAAGAAGGCGCTGTTCGAGAGCACTTGCTAGACCGTGTTGCCATCAACTTAAGGTATCGCTGGAGTAAACATATGATCTGTTTCTTTAGGGAGGTTCCGAGTTCTTTCTCCTTTTACATGATGATGTTGAACATTTGCAGTGCAGACCTTCCCATGAGTTTTGAAGATCGTGTTGCAGCAGTTGGCATTGCTACACAGTTTCAGGAACGCAGTAATGAGGTTTTTAG
This genomic interval from Brassica napus cultivar Da-Ae chromosome A6, Da-Ae, whole genome shotgun sequence contains the following:
- the LOC106346329 gene encoding palmitoyl-acyl carrier protein thioesterase, chloroplastic-like isoform X1 — protein: MVATSATSSFFPLPSSPLDPTAKTNKVTTSTNFSGLSPTPNSGRMKVKPNAQAPPKINGKRVGLPGSVKPDNETSSQHPAAPRTFINQLPDWSMLLAAITTVFLAAEKQWMMLDWKPRRSDVIMDPFGLGRIVQDGLVFRQNFSIRSYEIGADRSASIETVMNHLQETALNHVKTAGLLGDGFGSTPEMVKKNLIWVVTRMQVVVDKYPTWGDVVEVDTWVSQSGKNGMRRDWLVRDGNTGEILTRASSVWVMMNKLTRRLSKIPEEVRGEIEPYFVNSDPVLAEDSRKLTKLDDKTADYVRSGLTPRWSDLDVNQHVNNVKYIGWILESAPVGMMESQKLKSMTLEYRRECGRDSVLQSLTAVSGCDVGSLGTAGEVECQHLLRLQDGAEVVRGRTEWSSKTSTTTWDITP
- the LOC106346329 gene encoding palmitoyl-acyl carrier protein thioesterase, chloroplastic-like (The RefSeq protein has 4 substitutions, 2 non-frameshifting indels compared to this genomic sequence), whose amino-acid sequence is MVATSATSSFFPLPSFPLDPTAKTNKVTTSTNFSGLSPTPNSSGRMKVKPNAQAPPKINGKRVGLPSGSVKPDNETSSQHPAAPRTFINQLPDWSMLLAAITTVFLAAEKQWMMLDWKPRRSDVIMDPFGLGRIVQDGLVFRQNFSIRSYEIGADRSASIETVMNHLQETALNHVKTAGLLGDGFGSTPEMVKKNLIWVVTRMQVVVDKYPTWGDVVEVDTWVSQSGKNGMRRDWLVRDGNTGEILTRASSVWVMMNKLTRRLSKIPEEVRGEIEPYFVNTDPVLAEDSRKLTKLDDKTADYVRSGLTPRWSDLDVNQHVNNVKYIGWILESAPVGMMESQKLKSMTLEYRRECGRDSVLQSLTAVSGCDVGSLGTAGEVECQHLLRLQDGAEVVRGRTEWSSKTSTTTWDTTS